The Thermosinus carboxydivorans Nor1 DNA segment CCTCTTATCCTGTCTGCGTCAAGACACTTTCAGTTAATCTATCTTCAACCCAACCTGACGTAAAAAAACTACTGGAATTGTATTAGCATGAATATTCACCACCTGAAAGCCAAAAGATACAAATAAGCCGACCCTATGGTCGGCTTATTTGCTGGTAATTATTTTTTAAAGTTGGCATTGGCAACGGCTAATAAATTCTTGTCCAGACCTTATAGCCCTCTTTGTTCAATACCGCTGAACAAAAAGCCGAGATGCGCCGTCGAATTCATCAGCACCAGCCGCCAGCGGCCATTGTCCTGATATTCAAAGACATTGATGCAGGTATTGTCCTGCTTGACCTGCCAAAAATGGGACAGGTCAATATCCAGGATGGAGCATAGCACCGCCTTGTTGACCGCGTCGTGGGCCACCACCAGCACCGTCTGACCGCCGTGGCGAACCGCATAGTCGCGGAAAGCGGCCATGGCCCGGTCGCGCACATCGGCGATGGTCTCGCCGCCGGGCATCTTGACATCGACCACCGTCGTCCGCCATTTTTCCAGCAGGTCCGGATAGCGCGCCGCCACTTCGCTGGCGAGTAACCCCTCCCACTCGCCGTGATTGATTTCCAGCAGCCGGTCATCGGCCGTAACGGCAAGGCCGTGATGGCGGGCGCACATGACGGCCGTATCGTAGGAGCGGGACAGGGGGCTGGCGTAACAGGCGTCAATCGGGATATTTTTGAGCGCCTCCGCCACCCTTTCACCCTGCCACTTCCCAAAGTCGCTAAGCGGCGTGTC contains these protein-coding regions:
- a CDS encoding histidine phosphatase family protein; this encodes MATRFILVRHGETTWNREGRYQGQIDTPLSDFGKWQGERVAEALKNIPIDACYASPLSRSYDTAVMCARHHGLAVTADDRLLEINHGEWEGLLASEVAARYPDLLEKWRTTVVDVKMPGGETIADVRDRAMAAFRDYAVRHGGQTVLVVAHDAVNKAVLCSILDIDLSHFWQVKQDNTCINVFEYQDNGRWRLVLMNSTAHLGFLFSGIEQRGL